One genomic window of Phoenix dactylifera cultivar Barhee BC4 chromosome 6, palm_55x_up_171113_PBpolish2nd_filt_p, whole genome shotgun sequence includes the following:
- the LOC103709259 gene encoding membrane-anchored ubiquitin-fold protein 1, translating to MSGVQEPLEIKFRLFDGSDIGPKKYAPATSVATLKENIIAQWPKGKENGPRTVNDLKLINAGKILENNGTLADCRSPMYDLSGVTTMHVVVRPPSSERGTEKKALSKQKQNRCGCVIL from the exons ATGTCTGGAGTGCAAGAGCCGCTTGAGATCAAGTTTAGATTATTCGACGGGTCTGACATCGGTCCCAAGAAGTATGCGCCTGCTACCAGTGTTGCCACCCTCAAAGAAAATATCATTGCTCAGTGGCCAAAAG GGAAGGAGAATGGTCCAAGGACTGTGAACGATCTGAAGCTGATTAATGCAGGGAAAATATTAGAGAACAATGGAACTTTAGCCGACTGCAGGAGCCCAATGTATGATTTATCTGGGGTTACAACTATGCATGTTGTTGTTCGCCCCCCTTCTTCCGAAAGAGGGACTG agaagaaggcattgagCAAGCAAAAGCAGAACAGATGTGGTTGCGTTATCTTGTAA